The DNA sequence ATACACACCACACTACCTGTATACACACCACACTACCTGAAACTCGTGAGGTCCTCTGTGAGGTTTGAGTCACTCCTCAGTCCTCTTACTTGTATTTCATCCAAgacttattttaaaaacaaaatgaattatCATGCCATTTTTGCAACCATCTGTAATATTATATACGCTCACATTTTCATACTAAAAGGCAAGAAAGTCGGTAGTAGTTCCTTTGAGCAGAAACAAACTGAACAACGCTAAAGCTGTCTTAGAGGTTAAACTCATGGAAATATTTTTCTACCCTTTTAGAAGCCGTTTGTGTCCCTTGATGTAAAGCagtgtattattattgtcagGCATTACAGCATCAGCATTAACACCCAGAGTGAAAGACTCACGATATCTAATTGATTGTTACTTCAGTAGAATTTTTCATCAGAACATGTGACTTTGATCCTGAAGCTTGTTTTGATTGCATCACTAAGGGCTTGTACAAACTGAAACCACTTCAGAACCataagtgtctgtctgtctgtctgtctcctcaCCCCACTCATCGTCAGCGAAGCCTCAGGTGTGTCTGCAGCCCTTCGGCCATGTCTACATGCAGTACGTCTCAGTCTAGTTTACCCACCTTCAGCTGCTCTGAGCTGCTCTGAGCTAACTCAACCTCAGGTGTGTCTAACTCATTCAGTAATGACTATACTCATTCAGCctcaagtgtgtgtgagagtgtgtgagagtgtgtgagagtttatgagatgtgtgagtgtttgtgagtgtttgtgagtgtgtgcgagagtgtgcgtgagtgtgtccgtgagagtgtgagagtgtgtgagtgtgtgtgtgtgtgtgtgtgtgtgtgtgagagagagtgtgagagtgtgtgtgtgtgtgtgtgtgtgtgtgtgtgtgtgtgtgtgtgagagagtgtgtgtgtgtgtgtgtgagtgtgagagtgtgtgtgtgtctcacacactgcagtttctACAGCAGTGCAGTGACAGGGCTGGACTATTCCTCAGCAACCattgcatatttttttaattcaataagAGGTTTCTGGGGATTCTTTGGCTTGTTTACAGAGTTTTTTAATCAATTTGCAGCCAGTCCACACAGGTAATAACAGTACAGATGTAGGTTTGCGAGAGTGGATTTACTTTCTGCAAGGACAGACCAAAAGGGACTGAGCACAGTATTTCTTCCTCCTCGTATTCACAGAATTTTTGGTTGCTTTTTTATCcatattttgtgaaaatgtttttaccatattaaatgtttttacgagattaaaaatatatataattttgtttccCCCACTCCTGAACAGTATATAAGGTACTACAGGTAATTCAGTCAGTTCTTTTTCATTTGACTTTCtgttaaaaatgttcaaatgattTTGAGGAGCATTATCACCTGCTTCTGCACTACATGATATTTCTTTGATTGTGTGAAAATTGAGTTggaacatatttttatatactaAAATATATCtgtgaaaataaacatgatGTACGCTCTATAAGGGCTGTGTAAATAGAATTGTGATTAGGAAGAAAATGTCCTTTTTCTGTAAAGTTGTAGTTGCATGGGGACATTCCTTTGCTGGCTCCCTGGCTGAGTCAGCCACTGAAGACCCTGATGAGACTTCAGGTGGTTTTTAGAGCTGAGAGAAATGGGTTGACAGACCAATCGTGTTGTTTTTAGCCTGGTATTTTGATGCagtctaaaaaaatgttttctttttttttctttcagaacaTCAATGTTAGGAATTCTCCAGCAGTGGCTGTAACTGtgacatttactgtacatttgttttgttcaggATTGCACAcgttttctgaaatgaaatacatgtgAAAAGGGAAACCGTAAGAATGTGTATTTTAAAAGCATATGTCTAGGCTCCGAAGCTAAAGCCTCCTAGAAACATCAGACACTTTAGTTCTTAATTTCTACCCAGTTATTTGGTTGATCCTGACTGTAGGACATTTTAAGGGTTGTTTCCGAGGCTATGTTGTTTTCCGAGGCTATGTTGTTTTCCGAGGCTATGTTGTTTTCCGAGGCTATGTTGTTCCCTAGCCGTGCATTTCAGTTTAGttccttttctcctttttttttttaaaccttctCAAAGTAGGACAGTCAGCTCACTGTAATTATATATCAGGTCTATGCATACACCATCGCTTAGCATGGTATGCAGCCGGTGCAGTTTTCCACCCTGTAGAATTCTCATGTTCCTGTTGAGCTCTCTTCACATGCACAGTGCCTGTGCCCTGCCCCTCACGTGCACAGTGCCTGTGCCCTGCCCTTCACGTGCACAGTGCCTGTGCCCTGCCCTTCACGTGCACAGTGCCTGTGCCCTGCCCTTCACGTGCACAGTGCCTGTGCCCTGCCCTTCACGTGCACAGTGCCTGTGCACTGCCCTTCGCTTCATTAGTCCAGTCATTTCTGTTATAGGAAATCTTCCATGAAGTGTGTACTTACTCCCCTTACTGAGGCAGAGCTTCTCTTGGAATAAAGACCATGAGGAAATCCACACTCTGTCTTTGGAGCTGAAAAGGCTGGACGGTACAGAGCTGTATTTTAAGGAACATCTGCATGGTGCTCTCTCCAGCCTGGTGCTCTCTCCAGCGTGGTGCTCTCTCCAGCCTGGTGCTCTCTCCAGCCTGGTGCTCTCTCCAGCCTGGTGCTCTCTCCAGCGTGGTGCTCTCTCCAGCCTGGTGCTCTCTCCAGCCTGGTGCTCTCTCCAGTGTTGCGCTCTGTCCAGTGCGGTGCTTGCTGTGGTAGACAGCCATGGGATGGAAACAGAAGGGAACTACAACTGTGAAAAATGAGACATTGTGTCATCTGAAGCCTCTCTTGACGTTAGGGTTAACGCCATTACTCACTAACTGAAGAAAAGGAACCCAGGGCTCAATGCCCCTCTCCAGCATGTAAGCTAAGCCCTGTGAGAATGGCATGGCATGAGGGCTGATCTCAGGTTTACCAGCTATGCCACTGATATATTTACAACCAGCCACAAAATGAGAACCATAGTctgaatatttttgttttatttttagctttTTTGTTCTCATCTCCTTGTCTCTCTAAATCAGGCTACTTTTGTTTAAACCTAAAGGGATTTTTAAAGGCGTGTCAGGGAATATGTGTCTTCCTCATGTATACAAGCTCAGGATACCTTTGGTACTGTCGACGCCCTTTCCTGTTCCTACTTTCAGTTTGAGACCGCCTGCCCCCACAGCCCCCACATGAGGTGATACTAAACACCTGCACTTTATTTAATTCAGAAATGAATTTTAATTCCTAATGTGAGGACAGAAATTAAATGTGTTATGTGAGGTGGCGGCAATAGGAATCACAGCTaacttttaatttctcttttgctctctccctctctctcccatgcTCTCTTGtcccatccccacccccctctctctctctgttcttgtGAAATTATGCAGTGGTTTTCTAGCTAGCATCTGGAGAGAGGAATCAATCTAGTCCAGCGAAAGTGGAATTGATTAATCTTTAACTGTGTCTGTAAATGGTTGATAAATGTATCTTTAGACATGCAAACAAGACACGATTTAACATTaatggattttaaataaaactttttgAAATTACACCTTGTTTCCATTCTGAATGAGGCATTTatatatccaattaaaaacTATTTAAGGCTGATCCCATTAATCTATGCGAGTGGACACCCTCTATCACAACTACATTTCTATGGGTATGATATTTGGAGTTATGGTGATATCCTAAATATAAAAACTGTATTTCCCACACATACGTATGTCTTGAAGAACAGTCAGACCTGGTTTCATCCTAAATTGAACAATTCATATCTACATCATTTACTCCGATAGACGAGCAGTACTGATGGGTTTATCTGTATGTGGGAACGCGCATCAAATGATCTATTCTTTATGTCCAACCTGGCGATCCGTAGTTAACCGGAAACGAATGCCAGGATGTTATTATTTTAGCGACttgaaagtatatatatataaatatacatatataaatacttGGAACTATACATGGAACTGGGAAATACGGAGGGGACGCCGCGTGAATTATTCACCTGCGAGCTTTGTGAATTAACCACCCCTTTCACTTACTACGGACAGAAACCTCCAAACACACGAGCTATTGTGTATGTAATGGCTTAATAAAACCGCACAGAGGCTAACCATAGCCAACATGCGCCTCATGCTGAAATCAGGATTACCAAGTCTTGAAAACGTAGCTATTGCTAAAATGTAAACCGTGCGATTTGGTTGTGGTGAGCAGGTTAGGTTAACATGTAATATCTGAGTAAAAGTAATTTAATCAATGATTCAGCCTGGTTGATTGAATGATTCAGGCTTTGGGCTGCATTCCCAAACAACCCGACTCCGAGAAGTGGGTCTGGGATTTTTGAACTGTTGCGATCTAATTTAAGTGTCTTGATTTCGCAGACTTCTGGAGGAGTGCTATGTGATGAAGGATCCGTTCTCTCCGGAGAAGGAAAGGTTTTTGGTTCTAGGATCAACTTGCAGTCTGTGTCACAAGGCCGTGTGCGTCAGTGCGGTATGTTCTTCTAGTTTTGTATGAGGACCACCTCCCAGTCTTAACTTGTCTTGCATAACAATAATACAACCCATTGCAAAAATTATGGAATCAGCACACTTAGAGGATGTTCATCCAGCTTTTTTACTtcatagcaaataaacaaatcacagaTCTGACACAAAACTCATTATGGAATCACTCAGTGTTGAGGAGAAAATTATGGAATTACTAAAACAAATACCAGCAAAGTCTGAATATGCAAATTAGTCTGCAGTTAAAAGGGAGTGTTTGCAGACCTTAACGAGCTGTTGGACTTAATTAAAGGGAAACATGGCTCCAAGAAGAGAGCTGTCAATTGAAACAATGGAAAGGATTATGAAACTCCTTCAAGAAGGAAATCCCACACAAAATGGGATTTACATACAGAAAAGCCAAACGAAAACCAGCTCTAACACCTAAACAGAAGAAATCATGGAGTGTGGCTGATTGGATGAAAGTGATATTCAGTGATGAATCACAAATCTACATTGGTCAAGGCGCAGGTGTCAaagtccagtcctggagggccgcagtgtctgctggttttcgggctgttcccggcacctgtggttcatttaagtctttaattggctcaagaatccacacaccttgttcccaaggccttaattgacagctgattgaaaggcaaccacaaaaacccgcagacactgcggccccctgggaattcagtttgacacccctgggtcAAGGTGATCATGCTGGAACGTTTGACTGGTGCCGGTCCAATGAAACATACAAAGATAACTGcctgaagaaaacaagcaaatgtCCCCAGTGATTTATGATATGGGGTTGCATGTCAGGTAAAGGACCAGGGGAGATGCACAGGTGTACATTGAAATTTTGGACACTTTTCTCATTCCATCTGTAGAAAATAGGTTTGGTGAAGAGGAAGTCATTTTTCAGGATGACAATGCATCTTGCCACAGAGCAAAGGGTGTTAAAGGGTGATCCGGCCAGCAAACAGTGCGGATCTTAATCTGATTTAAAATTTATGGTGGAAATTTTTTGCAAAGCTGATCTGTCAGCCGCTAATCGAGAAAGTTGAACGAGCTTGATGGggagtgttgtttttattagtgTTGATGGggagtgttgtttttattagtgCTTGATGGggagtgttgtttttattagtgCTTGATGGggagtgttgtttttattagtgCTTGATGGggagtgttgtttttattagtgCTTGATGGggagtgttgtttttattagtgCTTGATGGggagtgttgtttttattagtgTTGATGGggagtgttgtttttattagtgCTTGATGGggagtgttgtttttattagtgCTTGATGGggagtgttgtttttattagtgCTTGATGGggagtgttgtttttattagtgCTTGATGGggagtgttgtttttattagtgTTGATGGggagtgttgtttttattagtgCTTGATGGggagtgttgtttttattagtgTTGATGGggagtgttgtttttattagtgCTTGATGGggagtgttgtttttattagtgCTTGATGGggagtgttgtttttattagtgTTGATGGggagtgttgtttttattagttCTGTCCATCCTCCAAGCATTCAGGCCGTCATAAAAGCCAGAGGAGGAGTAACAAAGTACtaattgggatttttttttttttgttgattccataattttttttctcaacattgagtgattccatatttttttcctcaacttTCTGGAGAAAATATATGCTATTAGTTCAAATAagtgcatttaatttatttgagctATGTTTCACCAAGCCAGAATGTTCAGCTGTTAAACAAAAATTGTTTTGTCAGGTCTGTGATTCGTTTATTTGCGATGAAGTAAAAAAAGCTGTGAACATCCTCTTAGTGTGCTGATTCCATAATTTTGCCAGGGGTTGTATTATCATTTGGAACCTGTGGTGTAGCCTATtatattagttatttagctgaagctttcttccccaaagcaacttacagttgattggactaaggaGGGGCCTGAAAGGCTTTTTGCTGGGTGATGTGACATCGTTGTTTTATTTGCTTAATTGTGGCATGCATAACAGCCttcattattgtatttttccaggACTGCAGTCTGTTCTACACGAAGCGCTTCTGCGTGCGCTGTGTGCGGGCGCGTCTGGAGCAGTTTCCCCCGCAGATACAGGCAGAGTTGATGAAGAAGAAGCCCACGGGGAAGGCACCAGGCCTGGCCACCAACTGAGCGGACCTCCGGAACCGGCCCTGACGGGCTGCACTTTTCCCTTAGAACAAACTTTATTGGTGTAAATACTCATAAGCACAatcactgtactgtatctgtCTCTTGGGCATGTATGGATTTGAAAAGTGTGCACTTGCAAGATGATATCCGTCCctcatattttaataataaatttaCCTTTTTAACAAGGGTCTAGTGGAAAGTGTTTGTGAAGCATTAATATTGAAGAGGACTGCAGCGCCTGATCAGTGCCGATAGCCCagcatcttttttcttttctcctgggtaattagacTGACCAATCAGGAGCACTATCTCcacacctgactgccaggtaaagggagggaggaaaagcAGCAGGTTTGCTGATCCCTGCCCGAGGGTTTgtgttgctgatccctgcccgAGGGTATACTCCATGTTTACCGCAGTGTAAAGGGACACATTAAGAGGCCTACATTGTGTACCTCTAGGTTCATATTTTAACTCTGTATGTCATTATGTTACTGCATGGGCCTGTTGTAGGTATGCTCAGGGGAtaagaacacaaacaaacaacaccATGGCCCAACTAAGATCCTGCTTACAATCCCAAGTCCTGAAGTGTTAGGTTAGGTTTACAAacaattatttgcatttgtattttgtgcATTGACTGACTATAAGGGTGAGGCCTTATGAATTCACAAGAATGTACTGCCTTTCCTGAAACTCTAATGAATTATTCTGCAGGTAGTgcccaaacacattacattacattaatggcatttggcagacgctcttatccagagcgacgtacaacaaagtgcatacccataacccgGGATAAGTGCGCTTAAAGACCCTAgcgggaagtacaatttcaactgctacctgtacaacaaagctaaggacgagggcctatttgaaatttttttttatttttttttaaacatatacaaacaaagcaaaagtgaccaaacttaactatccaaacactgcttacctaaccaaacaaaataccgatacacaaagtaaatcacaaagacaacaattaaggttcatagggaggtagggagggacggggagaggtgctgcttgaagaggtgcgtcagaacagacagtagtcgtgagcgtgaggtggaggttcggaaagggggaggtgccaagcggcctgtggaggctgaacgaagaggtctggcaggggtgtagggtctgatgattttttgtaggtaaactggggaagaccccttaactgcttggaaggctagcaccaatgttttgaatttgatgtgagccatgacaggcagccagtggagggaagtaagcaggggggtgatgtgtgagtatttgggaaggttgaagaccagacgagctgctgcattctggataagttggaggggtctgatggcggacgctgggaggccagccaagagggaattgcagtagtccaggcgggacagaaccatctcttggaccaggagctgggtcgagtagggagtgagaaaggggcggattcctGACACTGACACTATTGACACAAGTGCCTGTTTGATTTGATTAAACATAATACTTTTATTGCAGCTGTCAGTCATTTTGGTCAAATATGTGATGTAATAATTGGGTGTCCTAAAGCTGCTGTTCTAGGTTGGCGTGGCGTTTTCTCACCGAGCACtctagtactgtatataaatctAATCTTACATTAATCTAAAATAAGAGATACATTCTGTAGGCTGGGAGGCGTTGATCTGTCCTTACCAAggactgccacctgctggccaaTGGGCACGGATTAGTGCACATAAGATAAGAGTCTACGGTCTAGAGCAGGGATATCTCAGTTTTATAGTTTTAATTTGCACTCTTGTCAGATTTCTAAATACAAGGGAGAAAGCGGGCAGGAGAAAGAACCGCGGTGTTGTGAAATACTTTTTCAGTAGATGGCGCCAATTGCCTCCATTTTAGGTGAAGGAAACACCCACTTCCGGGTCACGCATTTCAAGATGGCGGCGCCTATGGAAAAAGGGTGGCGTTGGGCATGGAGGTACAGAGGTCTCATATTGCAAAATAAATCTCGGTGTTTTTGCATTAGGTCTGAATGCCTATCCACTGGTAGTGTCGGAAGCAGCCTTCTGTCGTCGCTCAACAAACGAGGGGTCATACAAGATGCTTTCCCCGATTCCTCCGCCCAAGTGGAGCTTCCTCGGCTGCTGCAGAATGCTCCACAGACGGTGTACTGTGGATTCGACCCCACCGCAGACAGCCTGCACATCGGGAACTTGCTCGCCATAATCGGACTATTGCATTTCCGAAACGCCGGGCACAATGTAATCGCGCTATTAGGCGGTGCCACGGCTCAAATCGGGGACCCAAGCGGGAGAACCAGCGAACGAGAAAAACTGTCCAGCGATGTCGTATTGGACAACACAACAGGCATCAGAGAGAGTCTGGAGCGAATATTTATTAACCACGAACTGTATTACTGTAGCGGGGACAAGGGGCTGGGGACATTTACCGTGCTGAATAACGCTAGCTGGTACCGAGGCTGGGATGTCGTCACTTTTCTGTCCGACGTTGGCCGACACTTCCGGATGGGGACCCTGCTGAGCCGGCACAGCGTCCAGTCCCGCATGAAGAGCGCCGAAGGCATGAGTTTGACCGAGttctgctaccagctgtttcaggcCCATGACTTCCACCACCTGCACCAGCACCACGGCTGCAGCATTCAGCTCGGCGGAACCGACCAACTCGGGAACCTGATGTCTGGCCACGAATATATCCACAAGTAATGTTCTAGTT is a window from the Conger conger chromosome 8, fConCon1.1, whole genome shotgun sequence genome containing:
- the yars2 gene encoding tyrosine--tRNA ligase, mitochondrial; protein product: MAAPMEKGWRWAWRYRGLILQNKSRCFCIRSECLSTGSVGSSLLSSLNKRGVIQDAFPDSSAQVELPRLLQNAPQTVYCGFDPTADSLHIGNLLAIIGLLHFRNAGHNVIALLGGATAQIGDPSGRTSEREKLSSDVVLDNTTGIRESLERIFINHELYYCSGDKGLGTFTVLNNASWYRGWDVVTFLSDVGRHFRMGTLLSRHSVQSRMKSAEGMSLTEFCYQLFQAHDFHHLHQHHGCSIQLGGTDQLGNLMSGHEYIHKVTGQDVYGLTVPLVTSSTGDKLGKTGGNAVWLNRDRTSPFELYQYFLRQPDSTVGRYLSLFTFLSLAEVEQVMEHQRQDPGRRLAQKRLAAEVTKLVHGSEGLESAKRCTSALFHSSLQALQQMSDSELQELFREAPFCELLLEPGTSVLETCRRVGAIPPGARGYRMVTDGGVWINHSREENPEQVLIPGQHILANGLTLLRVGKKNFYIIRWLNL
- the cdpf1 gene encoding cysteine-rich DPF motif domain-containing protein 1 — encoded protein: MELGNTEGTPRELFTCELCELTTPFTYYGQKPPNTRAIVLLEECYVMKDPFSPEKERFLVLGSTCSLCHKAVCVSADCSLFYTKRFCVRCVRARLEQFPPQIQAELMKKKPTGKAPGLATN